One region of Bacterioplanoides sp. SCSIO 12839 genomic DNA includes:
- the bcp gene encoding thioredoxin-dependent thiol peroxidase, whose protein sequence is MSKLNLPEIGKAAPDFSTLDQDGNNVSLKDLRGKTVVLYFYPKAMTPGCTVQAQGIRDHKSEFEKLNAVVLGISPDETKRLVKFTERDELNFTLLSDPEHKIADDYGVWALKKFMGKEYEGIHRLTFIIDPEGNLVHIMEKVKTKSHHDDVLEILRSL, encoded by the coding sequence ATGAGCAAGTTAAACCTGCCTGAAATTGGCAAAGCTGCACCGGATTTTTCAACCCTTGATCAGGATGGCAATAACGTCTCGCTGAAAGACTTACGTGGCAAAACGGTTGTTTTGTATTTTTACCCAAAAGCCATGACCCCAGGTTGCACCGTACAAGCACAGGGTATTCGTGATCATAAATCTGAATTTGAAAAGCTGAATGCCGTAGTACTAGGCATCAGCCCGGATGAAACCAAACGCCTGGTAAAATTTACTGAGCGCGACGAGCTGAACTTCACCTTGCTATCGGATCCGGAACATAAAATTGCCGATGATTATGGCGTGTGGGCTCTGAAAAAGTTCATGGGCAAAGAATATGAGGGGATTCATCGCCTGACCTTCATTATTGATCCTGAAGGTAACCTGGTACACATCATGGAAAAGGTGAAAACCAAAAGCCATCACGATGACGTCCTTGAAATTCTTAGAAGTCTTTAA